The genomic DNA tttattctctctctcttactttactctcttcacttCACGCAcgaaataaaattacataaaaatatcaattattattatgcaataatgtaataatattattataaaattaataaaaataaatatataatggtgTGGTTGGATAGTCACtgataaatcataaaaaaatgtatagttGAGTTGGTTAAATATTCaacatatcttaaaatattataatttattattttgggttCTCTTATACATATATGATACAAAAAGTAATTGTCCattgtacaaaacaaaagcTTGATTGATCAATCAAACACACtaaaaaaaagtccaaaagttacatcaattatatagcttcatttatatactccatatatcaATACGTGGAacgatttttaatttatatgacCACACCTGATATAAAGTACATAACATTAGACTAAGGTAACAAATTTTTACTTTgtattcttaattaatttttgacaaaattcaATAAACCATTCAAACGATTAAAATCTAAGAAATAGTTGGATAAATACCATCGTTATGACCtatttaatatattctttttttggaaaactACTTGTTTGATAATACTAATATCTAAGTAATGTTTTTAAGACGgctaattaatactaatatctttcatttaaatttcatttcagtaattattttattttaaaatggtaGTTGAGATTTATTTGTGATTGGATTTTGTAGCAGTGTGTTTCGAGGACTAATACTATTTAagataaaaacaaagattAAAGAATgtttaaaagaataaaatattattttgtgaatgaCAAATGTTTTTTCTATATAGCAGGGTTTGGTAATTATATTTCGAAATGATAAtcatactatattattttttttagttttgttctATTCAAAGcatgaaaatgatgaaaaagaaagaaagaaaatgtcCTATGTTTAATGCttaaaattaccaaaataaaataaaactgaaagatattaaaattaattacccataaaaaaatatcctataaaaataattaacaaagaaagtaaaattaaagCTGACAAAGTGACAAGTAtcacaataaataaacaataaatctatataaccaaattttgtacaaccaaaatctagtttatttgaaaaaaaatagatttatttatgcatttaattaaaatatttagatacaTATATTACAtggaaaatgtataatattgtggtcatatatttatgatttttgtataattttttttatttttttagaactataaatgtaattagtacatactttaattcaaattttaaaaataatagaaagaaaatttaaatataaatataaaaaatgagtttaaaggctaataagtctttttaacttatccacttaccatattttaatatataattaataatcaaattattaatataatcttattttggttgtacaaaatttagCTGTTTATCATTACTCAAATGCAATGATGACTTTACAATAGTCCTAGGACATACCTATTATTTCTACCTATTTACTTTTACAATTTCCTTTCAATTGGTAATCTCTTCATCTTCACATAGACATTCTCTCTCACATACACAAATCTATGGGCTGCCATGGCGGAGAACTGAGGCTGGCTACGCTTGTTCCGTCAGTGgacttgttttcttttgttccaTGAACAAATTGGCTATCACATTACCTCACATCAATTCAGCAGAAGTAGCATCGaaacattaataaataaataaataaaggcTTCAAAAGGGGAGAAATCTAGCATCAAAATTACACGTTTTTCCTTCTGATTTTTCCCTTGCCGTGGGACTTTTTCTTGACAATCTTAATCTTCTTCTTGAGCTTGTTTCCAATAGGTTTGAGGAATTTGGAACTCTGATTATCATCCGCAGCAGTCTCGACTTCCATGGCGGCGATAGAGACGGAGGCATCGTCGTCGGCGCGGGTGGGTTTAACTGGGAGCTTGGGAGCGGCGAGGGCGGCCTCCTGGATGGCTAGCTTGGCGGCGTCCTTCTTGTCGTTAATCGGCTCAACCATCTCCCTCCTAATCGACCTCAGCCTCTTCTCCCTCTTCGATCTAATCGATTTTCCCATTGCTTCGGCGGCGCCCAAATTTGCTgctcaataaaatatttgcacAGCCATAGTGAGCTTTGATAGAAAGTATACTCTAGCAGTTAGAGCATGAACTGTATGTATTATGTTTTCATgtttacaaatttatgtatggtttttcaaaaatgaactTGTATTGCTGTTGTCTTCTTCTTATTCTGAAATCTGATTCTGTTTTGTGTTGATCTATGTCGTGTAAATGTAATAGCTAGaatcataaaaaacaaatacaacaataaacacaaataactaactaaaaaatacaaaGTGAAGCAatgtaaaaaggaaaaatgttaattagaGCTAACGTACCTTAATAATctgcaaaataaacaaaaactaaaaatcaataaagagTTAAGCtatgtaaaaaagaaaaatattagataacATTCACATACCTTAAATatttgcaaaatataaataaaaaatgttagataATATTCACATACCTTAAATAtctgcaaaatataaatggtGAAAATAAGCagtgaaatattaaaataaaaaaaataaaaagatgaagaaagatatGAAAGCAAATGTAGAGAGTGAGAGAATAACCTGCAATTTATGAATGTGTGTTGTTGCCACTGATATTTATAGAGCAACTTTCTAAATAACTCatgggttttaaattttaaattacaatttttttttactctaaAATGAACTGATTTCCTCCCATTTTTTTGGCTCCAAGAAACCCCTCCATTTTGGAGGGGGGAAAACCCACATTATTTTTGGGAGGGAAAACCTACTTTTTATTTAGGTGGGAAAACGTTCTCATGTTATGGGTTTCATATGCATACAAATTGTaaattgtgtatatataaatgatgtgATGTTTATTCagttttacaattaaaaatgatcCTATTAACTATTGGTTTTAATGCATGATGTTGGTGgagtcattttaatttttggtcaAAGAATGtgtaacaccccgactttTTACCCTAAGACTTAGAAAatcgatatatatatatatatctatatatatatatatataggtttcgcgtctaatttttttttattattattacttctCGTTATGATTAATCAttgtgaagtatattttgagtggaaaacaaaaatagtaatatttcaaaataaagttTGCTCTAATAAAAGTCCGTTTGTGAAGACCGAGTTCAAAATAAAGGTTCGTACACGAGTTCAACGTTTGAATAgagttaataataaaaataaatactctccATGCTCTCCGGATCCTGCGCAATAGCCACGTCTTGAACCCCGATACCTACACGAATGGATAAGAAGCACGTTAAATCAAGACGAGACAATCGACGAAATCAAATCACATCAAACACGCTTATCCAACGGCGGCTCACGTTCTCCAACGACGGCTCACGCCTTTTTAGACGACAAGACATAATATTCTTGCCATTTTTGGCATGACAAATGATTGAAGTGACAACTTACCACATCTGGCAAGAAGTCCATAACCATTGGGCAATATAATTCCTCCATGAATCAAGCTTTTACCCATGTTCTTCCTATGCATCAattcttctataaatactacACTCATCTCATCCTTGAAATCTTTTATTCCACTACAAAGAAACACTACACCATCAAATTTCATTCAAGTGAGGATTTGGAAAGTTTCAAGCAAAGGAAATAAAGTCTCTTGTCACCACCTCCACTTCTTCAAGGTAACTTTCTTTCACCATGTTAAATTTTCTAGATTTTACATCACAATTGATTAAATTCGATCACACCATGATAGCGATTCATTCAAACATTCCCTTCTCATACCAATATCAATAGACCAAACATTgctcactttttttaaaacaagaaCTAGGTACCTTGAACATAAGACTATCTATGCACATACCTAAATTCCTTTGGTTCAAACAATAACTTAGCTATCATATGTTTAAACTTATAGACTTGAACACCAAAACATGTTGTCATTCTTGAAACCACGAACTCTCTCATCCAAGTTAATATCGAGCATAAGATGAAAATGTGGACTTAGCTCTTTAGAGTTCATGAAAACACCGAGCCACCGAAAACAGCCACCCCCGCCTCGCTGCCCTCGGAGCAGCCACCGCCGCCCCGCTGCTGTCTCCGGCATCCAGCCGCCCCGCTGCTGTCCCCAGCAGCCACCGCCATCGCTGCTGCCTCCGGCAGCCACCCACGACGCCGCAGCTACCCCGAAAGGAACCCCGCTACACCCTTCTCCCCTCACTCGGCGAATCGGCGCCTGAAATCAAACCGAGAGTAAGAAGTATGTGTGTATGTTCGAACGTCCATAAACTTAGTGTGTTAGGTGAAAGGATGAAGGGAAggagggaagaagaagaagtacCTGGACGGCGGAGGTCGGAGGTGAACGGGCGTCGAGGAGAGGAGGAGGCAGACACGACCGGCGGCCGGCGTCGCTCGCCGCCGACGCCAAGGCGGCTGAGGCAAGACCGAGAGAAAGCGAGACTGAGAGATAGAGGAAACACGTCGGCGTCCTCGCCGGCGGCGCCGTGGCTGAACCCGGCGGagtagaagagagagagagagaaaccgAGAGTGAGACcgagagagagggaggagcCGCGAGATAGGGGACGGTTGGATGGAgattttgagagagagacgAGAGGCAGGCAGGCCGGCCGGCGTCGCTCGCCGGCGACGCCATGGCCGGCAGGGCAGTAGAGAAGGAGAAGGGGGGAGGGGCGCCgctgtgaagaagaaaagaagggGGGAGAGGAAATCTGATTTTTGTTCTTCTAGGgttccttttgttttttttctttctttgggCCTCCCCTTTGGGccaagtaatttatttatttacaagatggtcttttaattatgtttatctTGGGCCAAAGAATTTAGAGGAAATGAGAATTTTGGGCTTTGAAGCATAAGTAATTAAATGAACCTTAtctcttaattttggattaatatttcttgaaatgtttgaagcttttaaataattaatcttatgattaattaatatcttaccCTCCTTACTTAATTTCGTGAAGTTAAGAATGTAGGAGCTAAATGAACCATCTCCcaagtaataaattttaaggtCTCTTATGAAATAGAAATCCACTTTTTAAGTGGAATGAAGTTATCTTGATCGAACCCCGAACGTAGGACGCATACTACATGTAGGATCATTTCATGTCATGCACCTTATGTATGTtcataaaaactaatttaaatcattatactCTTTCAAGAAGGGCGTGTTCGCGGAGTTTGATTACCCAAGGTCGAGcttttgtagagttttactTGAAAGCtttgaggtgggctttatatccaacacattaagtgtggataaaaattatcaaatatatgaaatgatttttgtttgataaaattgcacttacttttttttttaaaatgttatcgtgccataaattatttgttttatgatgcctatctgtttggcgatgccaaatgaatgaatgaatggaACGAATTCGGCTCCAATAGGACCAAGATCCTATTCGAGTTAGTGTACACAAAGGAATGGACCGTGAGTCATCGTAAGGGTTGGCCGGTCAATGTGatcgtggaaggtggccaccttcccgaCACACAATGAACTATCAGATATGGCGGATTGATGGAATGAACTTAGCTTGATCAAGCGaactttatgaaaatgaacttagtaagctcgggcctttaAGAAAACCCCcgtgtgttactgtgatggcacgataataactttttcttatatgtgtatctttcggcaatgtgttcactgagtaccccgtactcagccctgcatgtatttctaaatgtgcaggttgagcaagTGATGAAATGGTGGCTGAGTGGAGTTGGAGGTCGTCTCATCTCTTTTGTAGGATTTTCGTGGcatgtgtcttcatacacatGACCATGTGGTTACAACTCCTTCCGCTGTGCTTTTGTCGTAGTATTTTGTAGTAGATGGGTCATAGGAAAAACGATCAGTAACGAGTGATCTGTGATAAACACTCTTTCAAATTCTCATGATCTTTGTTGTCTCGTGAACATCTCTCATCTTATGAAGAAATATTTGTGTCTTATCATTAATTCTTTCATCCCCTTTCTATCCCCTCTTCTTAATTCCCTCCCCGGGTCATGATTAACTGAGCaatgctatccttagcaaggcgcggtcgtgacagagtggtatcagagcctagGTTTTCTGCTCTGTAACCGTGAGTCATTCTTTGAAAAGAAAAGTCTAGACTTGATTCGCTAGACTAAGTTAGCGAGATCGACCACAACTCAGCACCAATTTTATCGCCCTCA from Salvia hispanica cultivar TCC Black 2014 unplaced genomic scaffold, UniMelb_Shisp_WGS_1.0 HiC_scaffold_105, whole genome shotgun sequence includes the following:
- the LOC125197884 gene encoding uncharacterized protein LOC125197884; its protein translation is MGKSIRSKREKRLRSIRREMVEPINDKKDAAKLAIQEAALAAPKLPVKPTRADDDASVSIAAMEVETAADDNQSSKFLKPIGNKLKKKIKIVKKKSHGKGKIRRKNV
- the LOC125197886 gene encoding uncharacterized protein LOC125197886; protein product: MASPASDAGRPACLSSLSQNLHPTVPYLAAPPSLSVSLSVSLSLSSTPPGSATAPPARTPTCFLYLSVSLSLGLASAALASAASDAGRRSCLPPPLLDARSPPTSAVQAPIRRVRGEGCSGVPFGVAAASWVAAGGSSDGGGCWGQQRGGWMPETAAGRRWLLRGQRGGGGCFRWLGVFMNSKELSPHFHLMLDINLDERVRGFKNDNMFWCSSL